A genomic window from Thermocrinis sp. includes:
- a CDS encoding DUF4388 domain-containing protein has product MALIGDLSTFNFVDIFQVIRRDKKSGILFIEWKDLTCAYYVKEGEIIFSRPVDKVYRVYADKDFDLLLNKLRMSPDKLPRTVERFLISRLSMKEGIFSFTPGFIKYGSEYPIEYPIEHLIVLASRNLTPEEVERKISDEMMLFERVPDKEDVLHKAKLNKEEEEILSLINGDKTVLQIRQLAKKNSLVVDRALYAFLALGLIRRKKKEVKQKPGSITLELLTKIIEQIRGL; this is encoded by the coding sequence ATGGCTCTAATCGGAGATCTAAGCACTTTTAACTTTGTGGATATATTCCAAGTCATTAGAAGAGATAAAAAGAGTGGTATTCTTTTTATAGAATGGAAGGACTTAACCTGCGCATACTATGTGAAAGAAGGGGAAATAATTTTCTCCAGACCTGTGGATAAGGTCTACAGGGTATACGCCGATAAGGATTTTGATTTATTGCTGAACAAATTGCGTATGAGCCCAGACAAACTACCCAGAACTGTGGAGCGGTTTTTAATCTCCAGGCTTAGTATGAAGGAAGGCATATTTTCTTTTACCCCGGGGTTTATAAAGTACGGTTCAGAATATCCCATAGAGTATCCTATTGAACACCTTATCGTTCTTGCTTCTAGAAATTTAACTCCGGAAGAGGTTGAGCGCAAAATATCGGACGAGATGATGCTTTTTGAAAGGGTTCCAGACAAAGAAGATGTTTTACATAAAGCCAAATTAAACAAGGAAGAGGAAGAAATACTCTCACTTATAAACGGCGATAAGACTGTTCTGCAGATAAGACAGTTGGCAAAAAAGAATAGTCTAGTAGTAGATAGGGCTCTGTATGCTTTTTTGGCTCTTGGATTGATAAGGCGTAAGAAAAAAGAGGTTAAGCAAAAACCGGGATCTATAACACTTGAGCTTCTTACCAAAATAATAGAGCAAATAAGAGGCTTGTGA
- a CDS encoding ATP/GTP-binding protein: MRTIKKIKIVIAGPFAVGKTQFINTVSEIKTVSTERRVRQLSEKSVKEYTTVAMDFGKIRIDDEHELYLFGTPGQFRFDFMWEILGEGALGIIILVDSTNPTTFHEARKIINFFQSRFLVPIVVGANKQDLPNAWSPEDIRIALDIDEEEGIPVVPLSAINKDSVKNVLLILLEIVKSNLTS, encoded by the coding sequence ATGAGGACAATAAAGAAAATAAAAATAGTAATAGCTGGGCCTTTTGCTGTAGGAAAGACACAGTTTATAAACACAGTAAGTGAGATAAAAACCGTAAGTACTGAAAGAAGAGTCCGACAATTAAGTGAAAAGTCTGTTAAGGAGTATACTACGGTTGCGATGGACTTTGGTAAAATACGCATAGATGACGAGCATGAGCTATATCTTTTTGGAACACCGGGACAGTTCCGATTTGACTTCATGTGGGAGATTTTAGGAGAGGGGGCGCTTGGAATAATTATTCTTGTGGACAGTACAAATCCAACTACCTTCCACGAAGCTAGAAAAATAATAAACTTCTTTCAATCAAGGTTCCTCGTACCCATAGTTGTGGGAGCTAACAAGCAGGATTTGCCCAATGCCTGGAGCCCAGAGGATATAAGGATTGCACTTGATATAGACGAGGAAGAAGGCATACCCGTAGTTCCCCTATCAGCTATAAATAAGGATAGTGTAAAAAACGTTCTTCTGATCTTGCTTGAAATAGTTAAATCTAACTTAACGAGCTAA
- a CDS encoding roadblock/LC7 domain-containing protein encodes MDRYLQILQEFIKKTGLEGVSLVSADGLPISSVLKPGMEEDRIAAMSAAILSLGERVAEELAKGNLEQITIKGQNGYVIMTGVGSDAVMVVLADNDAKLGLLLMEIKKAQEKIKALL; translated from the coding sequence ATGGATAGGTATCTTCAGATTCTTCAGGAGTTTATTAAAAAAACGGGGCTTGAAGGAGTCTCGTTGGTTTCTGCAGATGGTCTGCCTATATCTTCAGTTCTAAAGCCGGGTATGGAAGAAGACAGAATAGCTGCCATGAGCGCTGCCATTCTATCCTTAGGCGAAAGGGTGGCTGAGGAGCTAGCTAAGGGAAATCTTGAGCAGATAACCATAAAAGGGCAGAATGGGTATGTAATAATGACAGGAGTTGGTTCAGATGCGGTTATGGTGGTGTTAGCGGACAATGATGCTAAACTGGGACTTTTGCTAATGGAGATAAAAAAAGCTCAAGAAAAAATAAAAGCCTTACTATAA